The Chloroherpetonaceae bacterium genome window below encodes:
- a CDS encoding YifB family Mg chelatase-like AAA ATPase — protein MLSQLYSAAVQGVDALKIEVETNLDNAVPMFVVVGLPDSAIKESRERVLTALKNAGFAIPPKKITVNLAPADVRKEGTAFDLPIAMGILACTGVIETESLRKTLILGELALDGALRPVSGVLPMAIMASKEGLTSVILPKENAREAAVVGAMGKEIKIFGVGSLAESVEVLNKLSTEPESLRPEEVRSNEVFRNVAHYSVDFADIKGQAEAKKAMEIAAAGGHNILLIGPPGSGKTMLSKALVGILPPMLFEEALETTKIYSVAGLLPGNTALVTARPFRSPHHTSSSVALIGGGNLAKPGEVSLANNGVLFLDELPEFSRTTLEVMRQPLEDREVTISRAAISLRYPARFMLVAAMNPSPAGALKDDSGNLTASPQQIQRYLSRISGPLLDRIDIHIDVPKVEHQELLSKNLAEDSISVRARVIEAREIQQRRFINHREQGIFSNAQMDAKLIREFCKLDEKSEQKLLESMKRLNLSARAHDRILKVSRTIADLDKSESISIKHLAQAIQYRSLDREFWNS, from the coding sequence ATGCTCTCACAGCTTTATTCCGCCGCTGTTCAAGGGGTGGATGCGTTAAAGATTGAAGTTGAAACCAATTTGGATAATGCGGTTCCAATGTTTGTGGTTGTCGGTTTACCCGATAGTGCCATTAAGGAAAGTAGGGAGCGAGTTTTAACCGCGTTGAAAAATGCAGGGTTTGCAATCCCTCCAAAAAAAATCACTGTGAATTTAGCGCCTGCAGATGTTCGTAAAGAGGGAACGGCTTTTGATTTACCCATTGCAATGGGCATTTTGGCTTGCACAGGTGTGATTGAAACGGAAAGTTTACGCAAAACACTCATCTTAGGAGAATTGGCTTTGGATGGGGCTTTGCGTCCGGTTTCAGGGGTACTACCAATGGCAATTATGGCTTCTAAAGAAGGTCTCACTTCGGTCATTTTACCAAAGGAGAATGCCCGTGAAGCGGCCGTTGTTGGGGCAATGGGAAAAGAGATAAAGATATTTGGCGTTGGCTCGCTTGCAGAGTCTGTTGAGGTTTTGAATAAACTTTCAACCGAGCCGGAGTCGCTTAGGCCAGAGGAAGTTCGTTCAAATGAAGTGTTTCGAAATGTCGCGCATTACTCGGTTGATTTTGCCGATATCAAAGGGCAAGCTGAGGCGAAGAAAGCAATGGAAATTGCAGCAGCCGGTGGGCATAATATTCTTTTGATAGGGCCGCCGGGAAGCGGGAAGACAATGCTCTCAAAGGCGTTGGTTGGAATTTTACCGCCGATGCTTTTTGAAGAGGCACTTGAAACGACAAAAATTTATTCAGTAGCTGGGTTATTACCCGGAAATACAGCGCTTGTTACGGCACGCCCGTTTCGAAGCCCACATCATACTTCGAGCAGTGTTGCGCTGATTGGTGGTGGAAACTTGGCAAAGCCCGGGGAAGTAAGCCTTGCCAATAATGGCGTTCTTTTTTTAGACGAATTGCCAGAGTTTTCTCGGACGACGCTTGAAGTAATGCGTCAGCCCTTGGAAGATCGAGAAGTAACGATTTCACGAGCGGCGATTTCACTGCGTTATCCGGCGAGGTTTATGCTTGTGGCAGCAATGAATCCAAGCCCCGCAGGCGCGTTAAAAGACGACAGTGGGAACTTAACAGCGTCTCCGCAGCAGATTCAGCGGTATCTCTCGCGAATTTCGGGGCCTCTACTTGATCGAATTGATATTCATATTGATGTGCCTAAAGTGGAACATCAAGAATTGCTTTCAAAAAATTTGGCTGAAGATTCGATTTCGGTAAGAGCTCGGGTCATTGAAGCTCGCGAAATTCAACAACGGCGGTTTATAAATCATCGTGAACAAGGGATTTTTTCAAATGCGCAAATGGATGCAAAACTTATTCGTGAGTTTTGCAAACTTGATGAGAAATCGGAGCAGAAATTACTTGAAAGTATGAAACGATTGAATCTCTCCGCTCGTGCGCATGACCGAATCTTAAAAGTTAGCCGAACAATTGCCGATTTGGATAAATCGGAATCAATCAGCATTAAACATTTGGCGCAAGCCATTCAATATCGAAGCCTTGATCGTGAGTTTTGGAATTCTTAA
- a CDS encoding glycoside hydrolase family 2 TIM barrel-domain containing protein has translation MNKIAFRTNCVLFFAFLFSFGSLRAQEVTFYENPALQGAFRQGGGVYFPLSSKQPKINLNGSWQVIFQNGKSESVSVPSSVHGKEILKFQREFDLPRWAEGKEISLVSEGISNQCEIFINDQFIRLHVGSGSPFQLVIPAEYLRFGEKNLISITVDPNLYIDGSSIPTRAEAYDYKNFTGIFRDIYFTIKPEIHFEETKIITESLARAADSSISALISVSTKIKSLPLQKTSLDNDSLRNAKCVLSLSVFQNDTLTIVRYPKLMTFQLAGDRIFAESFSLTVPSVKPWRPESPNLYRVIFELRTEAGLLLDEAVVSFGFRKIEVNNGRFCLNSEPFQLKGVTVAELDETAGISLSRQMILRDAQSVKTLGANAVRFRRIPGPEWLSLCDSLGIFVLLDFPVDRVPSPILSTKRFLENAVAYQRQIIAATQLHPSIFAYGFGSGLDLSDPKSAVYLDFLKTAFSQQTRGLCFFTPKEFVPGDDFYRKVDFLGLGIFEGTLSEFEEKLRKARATLPEPIPLVITEYGTLTEPDNHNGYSDTRSLEYQAKYVLDRYKVIAAKSLTETDAPPPLAGSFFQTLYDYPVEIELLSTAEHSNPSLLTMGLLTSAREKKDAFQTVKLLYASERVYNPPIGSAEEDFSPSLIITSIVLTLILIYLLNSNKRIRENLPRSLTRPFSLYMDIRDMRIYNFDPIVLNAILGMIWSSNLIAILYSARLSPITEFWLGHIFGNGTLKTIVNAFILNPILGVVVLGLCLYLFTFLIVYLILFIFWVMGKTRVKFVQISNLLTWSCGPWFTLVFASAFIDRLESKFFIFTVLAISAVFFILSWIRIFKGLSVITEISKTKIYIVGLLLLAFVIGIPAYTFNNNRQTTVYFKYWQKEKP, from the coding sequence TTGAATAAGATTGCATTCAGAACGAATTGCGTTCTTTTTTTTGCATTCCTTTTTTCATTTGGTTCGTTAAGAGCACAGGAAGTCACTTTTTACGAAAATCCTGCGCTCCAAGGAGCGTTCAGGCAAGGTGGGGGCGTGTATTTCCCACTGTCTTCCAAGCAACCAAAAATCAACTTGAATGGAAGTTGGCAGGTGATTTTTCAAAATGGAAAATCAGAATCAGTTTCGGTTCCATCGTCAGTTCACGGTAAGGAGATTCTAAAATTTCAGCGCGAATTCGATTTACCGCGATGGGCAGAGGGAAAAGAGATTTCGCTTGTCTCTGAAGGAATTTCGAATCAATGCGAAATCTTTATCAATGATCAGTTTATTCGGCTTCATGTAGGAAGCGGATCCCCTTTTCAATTGGTGATTCCGGCCGAGTATCTCCGATTTGGTGAAAAGAATTTGATTTCAATCACGGTTGACCCTAATCTTTACATTGATGGTTCAAGCATTCCGACGAGAGCCGAAGCTTATGACTATAAAAATTTCACCGGCATTTTTCGTGATATTTATTTCACCATCAAACCTGAAATTCATTTCGAAGAAACCAAGATTATAACGGAATCTTTGGCGAGAGCTGCAGATAGTTCTATCTCTGCCTTGATTTCAGTTTCCACAAAAATAAAGTCGTTACCTCTTCAAAAAACTTCGCTTGATAACGATTCATTACGAAATGCAAAGTGTGTACTCTCGTTGTCGGTTTTTCAGAATGATACACTCACGATTGTACGTTATCCTAAATTGATGACTTTTCAGTTGGCAGGAGATCGAATTTTTGCGGAATCGTTCTCGCTTACAGTCCCCTCCGTGAAACCTTGGAGACCAGAGTCGCCGAATTTGTATAGAGTGATTTTTGAATTACGAACCGAAGCCGGATTATTATTGGATGAAGCCGTTGTTTCTTTTGGATTTAGAAAGATAGAAGTCAACAATGGGCGATTTTGCTTGAATTCAGAGCCGTTTCAATTGAAAGGGGTGACGGTTGCAGAACTAGACGAAACCGCGGGAATATCGCTCTCCCGACAAATGATCTTGCGAGATGCACAAAGCGTAAAAACCTTAGGCGCAAATGCCGTTCGGTTCAGAAGAATTCCGGGGCCGGAGTGGCTTTCTTTGTGTGATAGTTTAGGGATATTTGTTTTGCTCGATTTTCCTGTAGATCGTGTTCCTTCACCTATACTTTCAACAAAACGCTTTTTAGAAAATGCGGTTGCTTATCAACGGCAAATTATCGCTGCGACACAACTTCATCCTTCAATTTTTGCTTACGGATTTGGAAGTGGGCTGGATCTTTCAGACCCAAAGTCGGCAGTTTATCTCGATTTTCTCAAAACGGCTTTTTCTCAACAAACCCGCGGGTTGTGCTTTTTTACGCCAAAAGAATTTGTCCCCGGAGATGATTTTTATCGAAAGGTCGATTTTCTTGGGTTGGGCATTTTTGAAGGAACCTTAAGCGAATTTGAAGAAAAGCTTCGTAAAGCAAGAGCCACGTTACCTGAGCCGATTCCTTTGGTGATAACAGAATATGGCACCCTCACTGAGCCTGATAACCATAACGGATACAGCGATACTCGCTCATTAGAGTATCAAGCAAAGTATGTGCTTGACCGGTATAAAGTAATTGCCGCGAAATCGCTTACGGAAACAGATGCCCCACCGCCGCTTGCCGGAAGTTTTTTTCAAACACTCTATGATTATCCCGTAGAGATTGAATTGCTTTCTACTGCAGAACATTCAAATCCCTCACTACTTACAATGGGGCTTTTAACCAGCGCTCGAGAAAAGAAAGATGCCTTTCAAACCGTGAAGTTACTTTATGCTTCAGAGCGTGTTTATAATCCTCCAATCGGCAGTGCCGAAGAGGATTTCTCACCCTCGCTCATCATCACCAGCATTGTTCTAACCCTGATTTTGATTTATCTCCTGAATTCAAACAAAAGAATTCGGGAAAATCTCCCTCGTTCACTAACGCGGCCATTCAGCTTGTATATGGATATACGGGATATGCGCATCTATAATTTTGACCCGATTGTTCTGAATGCCATTTTAGGGATGATTTGGTCTTCAAATCTCATTGCCATTCTTTATAGTGCACGATTGAGCCCGATAACAGAATTTTGGCTTGGGCACATTTTTGGTAATGGTACTTTGAAAACTATTGTTAATGCCTTTATTCTTAATCCAATCCTTGGCGTTGTGGTTTTGGGGCTTTGCCTTTATTTATTCACATTTTTAATTGTTTATCTCATTCTATTCATTTTTTGGGTGATGGGAAAAACGCGCGTCAAATTTGTTCAAATTTCAAATTTGCTCACTTGGTCTTGCGGGCCGTGGTTCACCCTTGTATTTGCATCTGCTTTTATCGACCGGTTGGAGAGTAAGTTTTTCATTTTTACTGTATTGGCAATTTCGGCTGTCTTTTTTATCCTTTCTTGGATAAGGATTTTTAAGGGACTCTCAGTGATAACTGAAATAAGTAAAACAAAAATTTATATTGTCGGCCTTTTGCTTTTGGCATTTGTGATTGGTATTCCCGCATATACATTTAATAACAACCGCCAAACAACCGTTTATTTTAAATACTGGCAAAAAGAAAAGCCATAA
- the smc gene encoding chromosome segregation protein SMC codes for MYLSKLEVFGFKSFAQRINLRFDSGLTAIVGPNGCGKTNIVDAIRWALGEQKSSVLRSEKMENVIFNGTKARKPLGMSEVTITIENTKKILPSEYTEVAITRRLYRNGDSEYLLNKVPCRLKDIQNLFVDTGMGSDAYSVIELKMIEQILSENASERRKLFEEAAGISKYKQRRKQTFSKLETTSQDLARVKDIVIEVEKKVGSLERQAKKAEQAKSIRVELRGLEIDVAERTLFDLTKKKAPLQLSLNDEERKHTELTGLLAELDKEAGEKSVAVSDREKELSALQKELQYKQELVVQTEKQMLENETRRKSISELVARSEKESAFFRERISQILEEREKLNLILEEKSIERNEAKAALEKMQAEYQEQGQALRESRSLLESTRTHRQRIANEISKLKLESQTFENRIESFETQIARQAERKAFLQSQLDSRASEVNALETRLAEAKLGLASAEEELSNAIVTRQSLEKEIAQKKEQLLQVRADYNSKNARIEFLRSLLESYEGLPEGVKFLDKQVLNGNDRKYGLGTLSDLISTDEAYAMAVNAALGEAQNYYVSRSLPEALAAISELKSSSKGKLTFIVLDQIGDVPALQIPEGFTSIESLIRSKNEIRPLLRLLLTNMVLAESLTAAQEAAKSQPGFTYCTPEGERFAANGVIRGGSFLATEGIRIGKREEMERLVSEKLRLEGELTELKSQIEDRSRRLESTTLILFEQKVRVANQSLNEIEKKLSQIHFEQKSYKDEITLIQTSEAADRAESEKLAIRLAEIEPVLRGKEKEEAEETEKLNIALESLTAEEREIELASEKVQRQNIQVKEAEYEVERIRTALNQNAQDEKNSERQIERAKSDIQNANEEAFRLSSELETMTKNLDLLTTERSTLRLRFDELEKGYSQMKGELTQAESKLREVSRSREVLTQITLTLQKELMQINLQEENLKQTIKNEYELELELKEFPEEESETAQASKTEKAERVQTLKNKLRSLGGVNELALEEYEKEKERFEFLSTQQNDLLTAEKDLRQTIDEINKTAVDQFDKTFTQIRSNFVGIFRELFNEGDEADLVLQESDDPLEASIEIIAKPKGKRPQAITLLSGGEKTLTATALLFAIYLVKPSPFCILDEVDAPLDDANIDRFVKLIKKFAKETQFIMVTHNKRTMEAAGVLYGVTMEEEGVSKLVAARFNDFHQN; via the coding sequence ATGTACCTTTCGAAATTAGAAGTTTTCGGTTTCAAGAGTTTTGCGCAACGGATAAATCTTCGCTTTGATAGCGGGCTTACAGCCATCGTAGGTCCGAATGGATGTGGAAAAACAAACATTGTCGATGCCATTCGTTGGGCACTTGGAGAGCAAAAGTCTTCGGTGCTTCGTTCTGAAAAAATGGAAAATGTAATTTTTAATGGAACTAAGGCTCGAAAGCCTCTTGGGATGTCTGAAGTAACGATTACCATCGAAAACACCAAAAAGATTTTGCCCTCTGAATACACCGAGGTTGCGATTACGCGCAGACTCTATCGAAATGGCGATAGCGAGTATCTTCTCAATAAGGTTCCTTGCCGATTGAAAGATATTCAAAACCTCTTTGTCGATACCGGAATGGGAAGCGATGCTTATTCAGTGATTGAACTGAAGATGATCGAACAGATTCTTTCAGAAAACGCCAGTGAAAGACGAAAGTTATTCGAAGAAGCTGCGGGAATATCGAAATACAAACAGAGACGCAAGCAAACTTTCAGCAAACTTGAAACCACTTCTCAAGATCTTGCTCGCGTGAAGGATATCGTAATAGAAGTTGAAAAGAAAGTAGGGAGCCTTGAGCGTCAGGCAAAAAAAGCGGAACAGGCAAAAAGTATTCGCGTTGAACTCCGCGGCCTCGAGATTGATGTTGCAGAAAGAACTCTATTTGACCTTACGAAAAAAAAGGCACCACTTCAACTTTCATTAAATGACGAGGAACGAAAACATACCGAACTGACGGGGTTACTTGCCGAGCTTGATAAAGAAGCCGGCGAAAAATCTGTTGCCGTTTCTGATAGAGAAAAGGAATTGAGCGCACTTCAAAAGGAACTTCAGTATAAGCAAGAACTTGTGGTTCAAACCGAGAAGCAAATGCTTGAAAATGAAACCAGACGGAAGTCGATTTCTGAATTGGTTGCGCGTTCCGAAAAAGAAAGTGCGTTTTTTAGAGAGCGTATATCACAAATTCTTGAGGAGCGCGAAAAGTTGAATTTGATTCTTGAGGAAAAATCAATTGAGCGAAATGAAGCCAAAGCTGCCCTCGAAAAAATGCAGGCAGAGTATCAGGAGCAAGGTCAGGCCCTGCGCGAAAGTCGGTCATTGCTGGAATCGACGAGAACTCATCGACAAAGAATTGCAAATGAAATTTCGAAGTTGAAATTGGAGTCTCAAACATTTGAAAACAGAATTGAAAGTTTTGAAACTCAAATTGCAAGGCAAGCAGAGCGAAAAGCATTTTTACAATCACAACTCGACTCCCGCGCAAGCGAAGTGAACGCCCTTGAAACCCGCCTCGCAGAAGCGAAACTTGGGCTTGCCTCGGCTGAAGAAGAACTCAGCAATGCAATTGTAACTCGCCAATCACTTGAAAAGGAAATCGCTCAAAAAAAAGAGCAACTCTTGCAAGTGCGAGCCGACTACAATTCAAAAAATGCGCGCATTGAGTTTCTTCGATCGTTGCTTGAAAGTTATGAAGGGCTTCCCGAGGGAGTGAAGTTTCTTGACAAACAGGTGCTGAACGGCAATGATCGTAAATATGGCTTGGGAACGCTCTCCGATTTAATTTCGACGGATGAGGCTTATGCAATGGCTGTGAATGCAGCACTTGGTGAAGCACAGAATTATTATGTTTCACGCTCTTTGCCAGAGGCCCTTGCTGCAATTTCAGAGTTAAAATCTTCTTCGAAGGGGAAATTGACATTTATCGTTTTGGATCAAATCGGTGATGTCCCCGCCCTTCAGATTCCGGAAGGATTCACGAGTATCGAAAGTTTGATTCGTTCAAAAAATGAAATTCGCCCACTGCTTCGGCTCTTGCTAACAAATATGGTGCTTGCGGAGTCGCTGACGGCCGCCCAAGAAGCGGCAAAATCGCAACCCGGATTCACCTATTGCACACCCGAGGGTGAGCGATTTGCTGCAAATGGTGTGATACGAGGCGGAAGCTTTTTGGCAACGGAGGGAATTCGTATCGGTAAACGCGAAGAAATGGAGCGGTTGGTTTCTGAGAAGTTGCGCCTTGAAGGTGAACTGACAGAATTAAAATCTCAAATCGAAGATCGCTCGAGGCGGTTGGAATCAACAACACTGATTTTATTTGAACAAAAAGTGCGCGTTGCCAATCAAAGCTTGAATGAAATTGAAAAAAAACTCTCTCAAATACACTTCGAGCAAAAATCTTACAAAGATGAAATTACATTAATACAAACCAGCGAAGCTGCAGACAGAGCTGAATCCGAAAAACTGGCCATCCGCTTAGCTGAAATTGAACCGGTACTTCGTGGAAAAGAAAAAGAAGAAGCCGAAGAAACCGAAAAACTAAATATTGCTCTTGAATCCTTGACTGCTGAAGAGCGTGAAATCGAACTTGCCTCCGAAAAGGTTCAACGACAAAATATTCAAGTTAAAGAAGCGGAGTATGAAGTAGAGCGAATTAGAACTGCATTGAATCAAAACGCTCAAGATGAAAAAAATTCAGAGCGGCAAATTGAGCGTGCCAAGAGCGATATCCAAAACGCCAATGAAGAAGCTTTTCGTCTTTCAAGCGAACTTGAAACAATGACCAAAAATTTAGATTTGCTTACAACGGAGCGCAGCACTTTACGGCTACGCTTTGATGAGTTAGAAAAGGGCTACAGTCAGATGAAAGGGGAATTAACTCAAGCGGAATCAAAATTGCGTGAAGTTTCAAGAAGCCGAGAAGTGCTTACGCAAATCACATTAACCCTTCAAAAAGAATTGATGCAAATTAATCTTCAGGAAGAAAATCTAAAGCAAACCATCAAAAATGAATATGAACTTGAGCTTGAATTGAAAGAGTTTCCTGAAGAAGAAAGTGAAACGGCACAAGCAAGCAAAACTGAAAAGGCAGAACGCGTTCAAACATTAAAAAATAAACTTCGCTCGTTGGGCGGTGTCAATGAATTGGCGCTTGAAGAATATGAAAAAGAAAAAGAACGATTCGAGTTTTTATCAACCCAACAAAATGACCTTTTGACGGCCGAAAAGGATTTGCGTCAAACTATCGATGAAATCAACAAAACAGCCGTAGATCAATTCGATAAAACCTTTACCCAAATCCGAAGCAATTTTGTAGGCATTTTTCGTGAGCTCTTCAATGAGGGTGACGAGGCTGATTTGGTCTTGCAAGAATCAGATGACCCACTTGAAGCAAGTATCGAAATCATTGCCAAGCCCAAGGGGAAACGCCCCCAAGCAATAACCTTGCTTTCCGGCGGTGAAAAGACTTTAACTGCCACGGCTTTGCTTTTTGCCATTTATCTCGTGAAGCCTTCGCCATTTTGTATTCTCGACGAAGTGGATGCCCCGCTTGACGATGCTAACATTGATCGATTTGTGAAGCTCATTAAGAAATTTGCCAAAGAGACCCAATTCATAATGGTCACACACAACAAGCGGACAATGGAAGCCGCCGGCGTTCTCTATGGCGTTACAATGGAAGAGGAAGGGGTTTCAAAACTTGTGGCAGCAAGGTTTAATGATTTTCATCAAAATTAA
- a CDS encoding HAD family hydrolase, with amino-acid sequence MKYKKLLLFDIDGTLIKVEGSSRTALIQSLRNVFGTEGNAATHNLAGKMDGGIIREILSDAGFSKDEIEMKFHEVKRQYIDTFKQKAVREDIRVLPGVESLLKHLHTNGDILIALLTGNFEESGRHKLHLPGLNHFFSFGAFADDAERRPELVPHARKRAKEKTGIDFDDRDVIIIGDTEHDITCALSNGIRVMAVATGAYSFEQLQSYQPTITVENLSNTEAISRFLLNGH; translated from the coding sequence GTGAAGTATAAAAAACTTTTGCTCTTTGATATTGATGGTACTCTTATCAAAGTTGAAGGCAGCAGCCGAACAGCCTTGATTCAATCGCTTCGAAATGTTTTTGGAACTGAAGGCAACGCGGCAACGCACAATCTTGCCGGAAAAATGGATGGCGGAATCATACGGGAAATTTTGAGTGATGCTGGTTTCTCGAAGGATGAAATTGAAATGAAATTTCATGAAGTGAAGCGGCAGTACATTGATACTTTCAAGCAAAAAGCGGTTCGTGAAGATATTCGAGTACTCCCCGGCGTCGAATCACTTTTGAAACACTTGCACACGAATGGCGATATATTAATTGCCCTGCTCACCGGTAATTTTGAAGAATCTGGAAGGCATAAATTGCATTTACCCGGGCTGAATCATTTCTTCAGTTTTGGAGCTTTTGCCGATGACGCCGAGCGTCGCCCCGAGCTCGTCCCACATGCACGAAAGCGTGCAAAAGAAAAGACGGGAATCGATTTCGATGACCGCGATGTCATTATTATTGGCGATACCGAGCACGATATTACTTGTGCCCTTTCCAACGGTATCCGCGTGATGGCCGTTGCAACGGGCGCTTATTCATTTGAGCAACTCCAATCTTATCAACCGACTATCACGGTAGAAAATCTTTCAAATACCGAAGCCATTTCTAGATTTCTTCTTAACGGGCATTAA